From the genome of Mastacembelus armatus chromosome 21, fMasArm1.2, whole genome shotgun sequence:
aATTGAATAATGTTAAGTTACCACAGAGTAATGTGACACAGTAAACCTGGGGTTTGTGGAGCAGTGTTAATGTTCCACCTGCAGACCTGTTATcttatttttcacttctttgtTAAAGACCCCATCCAAAACCCAAATTCAGTATCTACACGTCAGGTTAATCATTACCCTCGAGCTCCAAAACACATGCATGGATTCAGCTACTAGAGACCAAGCCAACTAAAGAACAAACATGGTAATTACACAGTGAGCTTTTCCAAACGTCACTGTAACCCAGTTTTCAGCTGTGAAACTGGTTGGGCCAGGTACCAAATTAGTGTCAGCACTGAGGCAAATGAGGCCATTTCTAAGTGATCTAGTAAATTCATAGATTTCAAGAGCAAAAGCTGTCGACGACTCCATTACCTTCGTCCTTTTATTTGTTGATGACTGTCAACTGGCCCTAATCCACAGAAAGGAAGGAATGCAGATTTTTGTGTGGAAGAGTTTTAACAGCATAAAAACTATAGAGAACACAAAATTGAGAACACATCCTTAAAGGCTGCTCACAATCACACTCATAACACTTAAAACTTGACTAATAGCGGCTGTATGTGTGAATCACAACACTTGCAAGCACGAAGGATCCAACGGCTAAACAGCAAGTTTATTTTGGTTAGGATCAGAAATACAGATAATGTCCTGAGGGCGAGATGAGAGGAGATTATATCAAAATCCCCCGACTGAAATATGGCAATGAAGATTTGTGTTGTGTGGGGTGAAGGGAAGAGGGAGTTAATGAGTGGGAGGAAAACGGTGTGTTACAATGTTCAGTGAATACGATTGGAAGGGAGCAGTTACTCTCAACAGCAGAGAGCAGTATTGACCATTCCAGTGGGAAACTCCAACAACAGGGAGATCACATTACTGTAGCCACTTCTCCCATTGCTCAAAGAATCTTTTCTATTCAATAAACCCTAGTTTGcgctgaaatgaaaaacaaaaggcacaATGATTTTCAACTCATTCTTTTCTTTAATATGCACAAGAGTTGAAAGCATCAATGAGCCACCTTAAAGAATTCAATCTAAAATTTATAAAAAGATATAAACAATCAGAGGCCAAAACGCTGTCTGTTGCTTTTCTcctattattttatttaaaacaactttTCATTAGCAAGTAAAAATCTTGCAACAAACATAAGCTTGTATCCAATTCAGATACAAGGCAACGAAATTGTAAATCTTTAAAGTGGCTCGGTCTAGTCTGCTAGATCATGACTGTACACCCTCTCTATAGTTTTGTTCAGTAATAAACAGCTAGTCCCAAAAACAAGCCTGGGCTGCCCAGAACAACCCCTACCCAATATTTGAAACCCCCATGTGACCCACCCACCGTTCCGACCCCTCTCAGTAGTTAGCAGCCAACCAGAGGATCATAAAGTCTTCGAGACCAGGATTGGTTTGGGCTCAACAGCTTGAAACCTCAAACCCAAACCCACACGTCAACTGGGACATGGGACGGTACATTTTAAATAGGCTGTCACCACTAcgaaaaaaggaagaaaaaaaaaaaacaaaaaaaaaaaaacaaaaacaaacaaaaaaaaaaacagcctgctCCAAGTTATCAGCATATCATCACAATACATACgcaagtcaaaaataaaaacaatgaaacaaaaatattgcttcaacaacaaaaaaaccctcCCCAGCCATCTGTGACAAAAAGGTTATTGTCCATCCAATGACcgtcagctgcagcagctttgtACAGgctttatgtaaatatattcatatattcattaGACGGCAAGGAGagacacacatcacatttttgtacAATTATTCAAATTGAGTGATGACGTGTGAACCTCTTCATCAAAAGTAAAGTATTGTAAAGGTTGGGACCTGTACTCTGTATACAAGTTTAGTCTTCAATGAGTATAGGTCCTTTTCTACAGGCTGACATCGAAATGCCTCTGAGACATGTGCATAAGACTGagcgagaaaaaaaaaaaaaaaagaatggaagCTCCACAGACTCAACCAGAAGAAGGTGAAACATGAACCTAAAGTATCTGAAGAGAGAgtataaaagaatgaaaagaagtTTAAGGTCAAATAAGCAACTTGGGATGATTTTAGCTTGATTTTCTTAAACCCCCCTTCTGAGTTTCACATTACAGAGGAGTCCCGAGCAAACAGCTGACTGGATCACATGATGTGATCGAGCTCATGCTGAAGAAACTGATGTCCTGTGGGGGGATAAACACTACAGCTGACACGTTCCTCTTCACTAAAGTCTTTGCGCCTTCACCCGAAGGTGCTTTCTCCCATGACAGGTATTCAcatccatgaaaaaaaaaaaaaatgttgctctgCTAAATCAGAAGCAGGTAATTAGCAGGTTTTATAGTTGTGTATGTTGGAAAAAATTATGgcattttcttcacattttggatgatttttttttttttttttttaaaacaaacaatgtttGCTAATTCAACAGAGgtcacattaaaaaaagtgACATCGAGTCAGAAGTCCCATCAGACAGTTTGCCACAGAGTTCCTCTATTTGCCTTTGAGCCCTTTCACCCCTCCACCTGCCCCAGGACTCTCCTGGGAGGGCAGTGGGGGTCCGTGGATAATCATGGCTTAGCTCTGGGATTAACTCTTTAAACTGGGTGAGAGAGGGTTATCGAGGTGCCCGGCCATCCAAAAATCAGTGACTAAGTGTGTTGATGTATGTACTTGAATGTcagtgtgcgtgcgtgtgggTGAAGTTAACACCAGAGGACAATCCAGGGGAGGGAAAGcacaaaaataaaccacaaacaaacagcaatatTTCTTCCCCCATAAGTGATATGATGGCTCCTAACAGAAGTATGCACACAAATCCTACGTGTCAAAacgtgtatgtatgtgtgtgcgtgcgtgcgtgtttgTGTCTGGAAATGTGCTCGTGTCTTTGTGAAGACTTGACACTTGGCAATTAAATCTTGCCACAACGGCTTccttctggttttatttttgtgtgataTTTAGAAGCACTGGCTGAGACTACTGACAATCCTCCTGGTGCAGGTTGCCAGATGGTGATGATGCCTGTTGAGCGACCAGGACTCCAGTGAAGGTTTGCCGTGACCTGTGAAGGATGaccatttaaaaagaaaaacaccccACAGTGCAGAGGTGGGGATGGATAAATCCTTCAAGTGGTGAGTGTCCATGTTGAAGTGATGCTGAGTAAATCCTTCGGTACCAGGTTGCCAGGTTGGAGAAGAGATGGATGAATGTCTGGGGTGATTACAGAGTACCCGTGCAGCTGGTTAAACCATACATCCTGGCTTTTAGAAATTAAACTCCTTTGCCTGCATGTTTGAAGCTGGATCAAAATTGAAGGTTCCTCCTTGAGTGGTTTCAGGGATCAAGCTGGGATCTTCATCAATCTGAAACAGAAGCGCATTGAGATGAGAGTAGTAATAGATGTTCAATgtaaaggaaaaaggagaaatatgAGGAGCAAATCACTGACGGTAACTCACATCATCTCCTGAAAAGTACTGATCAATAATCTCAAAGGCTAGTTTGTAGATATCCTCGTTCTCATGTTGCTgcaaattttctattttttccaAACcttgaaaatcaaaacaatgacaaacattACACAATGACAGATCAAGAAGCCTATCAAAACAAGCAGCCTGAGGAGTAATCCAAACAACAGACCTCCACACTCCTCTATGATCTCCGCAATGGTGCTGGCCTCGTCTCCTGCCATGATGAGGATATTCTTGAGACCGTCCAGGACAACCTGCACCACCTGGGAGTCCTTCACAGAGAGCAGGTTACAGAACGGAGGGATAACGTTCTGCTCCACCAGGAACTCCACctacacaaacccacacatacacaccacatCCATACTTGATTACAACATAGGTACATGGTTACCAGTGTGAAACATGTACTTGTAATTTACTCACAATGatctttaaaactgaaaaattctCCTTAACTTTTATAAGGACAGTGTGAGGCATTTACTATTTAAAATCACAGAATATTCATTTACTTGTATGCTAGGTTTCTGcagttttaacaaaaacacttatGGTCCACTACAAAACACAGCCCTCACAGCAGTGAAAGTGTAAGCAACAGATTTTGACATTACTGGTCTCTAAGCCAGGCTCACCTGGTCTTTCCTCCCACTGATGGTGAGGTTGCTGATGGCCCATGCCGCCTCCTTCTGAGTGCCAAAGTCACCCTGTAGAGAGACAGGCTGTCACTAAGATGTGCACATAGCAGGCCTTCTCTACAACAGCAAAACGCCGAGGCACACAGGAAATCTAGGTCACGGCTGTGTCCATTTCATTTATCAAAAGTTGTCCAGCTTTTCTGGCTATGAAACATAAGATTGTGGGGATGCAAAACAATACATATATTTAACGCCAACACTACGCTCTTCTAAATTTATAACATTTTACCATCTGGTACCAACTCAATATAAATGATAGACAATACAAAGCTTAAGGAATAGCCTTCATGCTCTTGCACCATGAACAGACCTTTGCCAGTTGGTGAATGATCATAGGAATCAGTCCAGCATCAATCACAGCTTGGACCTGTTGCTGATTCCCAGCTGTAATGTTGGACAGGAACCAGACTGCTTCCTGCAAAGAGACCAATCACAAATGGTCAAAACAAGCACCATAGCTtccacatacacatatttaatGCCAAATCCATAAATCCTTTACTCTTCATCACATTAACATATCAAGCCACAAACAATCTCCATCAGATTTTAAAGACAGCATAAAGGCTGGGGCAGATACCTTGTTGATCTTTTCTTTAGGGTGTGTGAGCAGGTTGGGGAAATGTGAGAGGACATCACAGTTGAGCACAACCTGTGTTTGTTCATCTGTCCCTGTCACAATATTTCCCACTGCCCTCAGAGCTGCTGTCTGCAGTTTTTAagacaaaagatgaaaaataaatgctttgattcataaaagaacaaaataaaaagctaGTTATTTTACTGGAGAATTAgctcaataaaataaattaagaagCGTCACCTGAACTTTGACCTCCTGATGGCTGAGGAGAGGCACAAGAAATGGAACGACTCCAGAATCGATGACCATCTGGATCTGCTCATTGCCCCCGTCCGTCAGATAGGACAGAGCCCACACTGTGTCTACTAAGAtctaaacacagaaatacagaccttcatatgaatatatattatttactgACTGTGTGGAATAACTACGCTGTTAATATTTAGAAACCTTGCATGTTGACAgcacatttttctttataaacTATGAGAACCAGCAACATAATGACTGGGACAACCATTGCTCTCATACTTACATTTATATCAGTGTGATATATTAGCACACATAGGGCAGGCAAAATCTGTGGGGAAAGAAAAGTAGGTTGTGAGTGGGCTGGATGTAGGCAAAAGAATAGAAGGATCAGATGAAggcaaaaacagaataaaaagacaaaaaaagagaaaaacaaagatgaataGCTGTCAAAACTAGAGTTCTAACACTGCCAAAAGAGCTTTTTCCCCCGGGTGATGAGGCTGACTTGGCTACTGAAAAGTTGTGTGTGACTCAGTCTGCACTGACAGTCAGCTGCTTGAGAACGCATCCATCTGTCTGGCACATAAAagccaggacacacacacacacacacacacacacacacacacacctcctgcaCAGTCTCCATTGGTGGTGGCGGGTCCTTGTTGCGGCAGAGGTTAACGATGACCCAGGTAACATTGCGCAGGAAGGTGATGGGGATTGATGGATTGATGAAAGACAGCAGGGGCTTGACCACACCCAAGGAAATGACATAATCCCTGCACTGTGGACCATCACCTGGACAAGGCAAGTCCCAGAGGTCAACATGACTGAACTGCTGCTTGCaagccatacacacacaaccacatttCAATAATTTCAAGACAGTACTTACCTATAATGTTTCCTAAAGCCCACACAGCCTGTTCACATACATTTTGATGGGGGGAGTGCAGCAGTCGCAGGAACAGGGGTACTGCATCTGGACATATAAACATCAGCAAATCAAAAACCTGCTCAAGGTGACAGTTCGTGCAATTCCAAATGAGAGACTCTTCTGCCTGGTAACAGagcaaaattattaaaaaaaaaaactcaaccaCACCTCCAGGATGTAACAACTAATCTAAACCTACAACAAAACAGAACTCAGTGAATTAGTTCCCTTCACTGACCTGTTCTTGACAGTCAAGGCTTTGCAGAAGGAAATATGTCTAGTCACCTCTAAAAATGTCCTTTCAACTAGCAGAAGTGCACATATCTGTTCAAAGCTGCCTTTATAATCATCTTCTCAGGGCTGTGGGACATGTACAGACAGTTGACTGACATGAAATCTCCTGTTTTGTTCCACCTACTTGGACACGATGAATCTTGGTTACTAATAAATTCTGGTGACCTCACTCAGTTCCTAGAAGCTGAGATCTGATTCTCAGAAAAGCTGTAAACACCTGTGTAGGTGTTTGGGATAAATATTCTTGAGGAGGGGATATTAATATGAGGATATGATACAATTTAGCTGACATATATGCATGGTACAGTTTGGTAACGTCACTATATGAACTTAATGTAGGATAATAATTGTGATTTATTAATACTGCATCCAGCCCATACCACAATTCTTGATCAATAACCAGAATCTGTAACaccaggaagaaaaaaaaacaaaaaaaaaacagcagtattGCCAACTAATCCTAATTGCAACCAAGATTAGCTCAACAGTTATGCAGCTGCTAATCCACTACACTCAACTAGTTTCTTCATTATAGTCACACTCAAACAAGGAGAAATGGACataatgaaagaaatgtttcactCAATACCAAAATAAATGATTCAGTTATGTCTCCAGTTGTAGATGTCTTCTTCTCTGTTCTACACTTTTTAACTTGCAGCAGCTTTGTCCTCATAGACTTTAGCGCagtgcaataaaataaatactctGCCAGCACAAATTTAAATCTGAACACAGCTCTAAATTAAATTtacactgtcatttttaacaGACTGTTTAGGTCAAAATAATTATTAAGTTATTGTTTTcgtgaaaaatgtttaaaaatcagtaaaaaaaaaacagtctccCCTTGGGAATATGGGCCTTGGCTTTAGGCACCCTGACATAAAACTCACTATTGcctaaaataaatgaagtttAGTTTAAGTTAGGGTAAATACTTGAACTGATCAACAATAGATGAAATCTTCTACACagatttataaatataaattaaatatacttCGGTGGATATTCCACATAATAGTAAAAGTCGttgagcaaaaaataaataaataaatatgattgcTCTGGAAATTGCAGacagtacacaaacacagactgaggGGGGAGAGTGAATGTGAGTTCAACTTACTAGATTTAACCACAGCCTGAGTCTGTGCTGATGTCCCAGACGCGATGTTGGTCAGAGCCCAAGCTGCCTCAAACTGAAGAGAGGGGCTGCAAGACAAAAGGTACCAAacccacaaaaacaaactttactttcaacagtagTTTCAaacttctctgtttttcatttccattagCAAAAGCATTTTTAGGAGCAATGCAGCTCAAACCTATTTCGATCAAAAGCTGGCTGCTTCCAAAGACatcaatgtgttttcatttgacacAGATCAGTGGTCTAGATATCATGCTGTTTGGCAGACCGTGGCTAGACTATCaaaaaaatatagatatatttaaGAAGTtgtgcaacagaaaaaaaaaatgatatcaCAGAGTTGCAAGTGATCTTCACACCACCCACAAGCCAAATGCTAGTAAATCATGGCAAAGTGTGTCTACCCCACTAAATATTACACCAGACCACCAGCCATCGTCTGGAGTTCTACTGGTTTGTTAATAATTAGCTGGGGAGTGAAACATAAAACAGGAGGTGGTGCTCTTTGAGATGCAACCAGCCACTGTGGTAGCTGCCTGCGTCTTGCATTCacagatttaatttaaaaaacagcagaaaagataTTTTGTCTGCTCTCATTCATGTTAAGTGGTGCTGGTTTGCATGCTGTACATCTTACTGTAATTCTGTCCATCTGTCAAACTGAACTAGCTTTCTGCCATAATGCTAGAGCACCAGCATAGATAATGATGGATGCACGACTTACGCTGCACTGCTGCATTTAACAGGAACTcaaaaattacacaaatgttCAACTTAAGCTTGTGTTCCATGTTAACGCAACGCTGTGTGTTGCCATGGCTAAAGTCCTTACAACTTCTTCCTCAGAAGTTCTTCAACCCCAACTATTCATTCTCCCCCCTCAGTGAACACAAGGTCCTGGGAAATAGGGAAATCCAAGAGACAGGAATGCTGTTATATTTGGCTTGGCCTGGGCTGAGGGGGCCAGCCAACTGCCCTGCGTGCCTCCACACACTGTCACGTGTGGACAAAGggatatatacacacatacacacactcatgtacACAAAGTCTCCGTTGCATCAAAGACCTAATGGAGCAGTATCAGTAATCCATCAGACCCTACACAGCAGTCTGCAGTCTAACCACCCAGAACCTTTTAATGTGTCAGAGAAAAATAACACTGAAGACAGACTTGACAGACTAGGAAGCAGACTTACTTGTCATCCCTTTCCAGGCATTTGACTAAAATAGGCAGGATCCCAGACTTTATCAAGTCATCGATTGGAGGGTTTCTGTCACTTGAGAGCAGttttctgaaaaacaataaataaaataaaataaataaaataataacctCTAGAAGCTTATATACAAAAGCAcctggtgtctgtgtgtgtatattc
Proteins encoded in this window:
- the kpna3 gene encoding importin subunit alpha-4 → MAENAGLENHRIKSFKNKGRDVETMRRHRNEVTVELRKNKRDEHLLKKRNVPQEESLEDSDVDSDFKGQNVTLDAILQNATSDNAVIQLSAVQAARKLLSSDRNPPIDDLIKSGILPILVKCLERDDNPSLQFEAAWALTNIASGTSAQTQAVVKSNAVPLFLRLLHSPHQNVCEQAVWALGNIIGDGPQCRDYVISLGVVKPLLSFINPSIPITFLRNVTWVIVNLCRNKDPPPPMETVQEILPALCVLIYHTDINILVDTVWALSYLTDGGNEQIQMVIDSGVVPFLVPLLSHQEVKVQTAALRAVGNIVTGTDEQTQVVLNCDVLSHFPNLLTHPKEKINKEAVWFLSNITAGNQQQVQAVIDAGLIPMIIHQLAKGDFGTQKEAAWAISNLTISGRKDQVEFLVEQNVIPPFCNLLSVKDSQVVQVVLDGLKNILIMAGDEASTIAEIIEECGGLEKIENLQQHENEDIYKLAFEIIDQYFSGDDIDEDPSLIPETTQGGTFNFDPASNMQAKEFNF